One Littorina saxatilis isolate snail1 linkage group LG14, US_GU_Lsax_2.0, whole genome shotgun sequence genomic region harbors:
- the LOC138947841 gene encoding uncharacterized protein → MGILSSLTALITNLTEQKADFEKRKKTRARELVSRIRTDAQPQADPTLWLSRFDHCLKYRNSPWVNHPMRQVWSTEARDHAMMLFSVFNFSRVMEIRCFTLGEFHQRVATVEADQVAVMVKKHKLAKQKGPLEMFLFREDADRILQYISIVRPVICPEAGTGDDDPVFITSGQNGLSSYQVGRVSQKLQQCKLTQARKVVTTAQMEKPELVRQKVNALLSHSDSVSELHYTAPTSSRSRQEAFNMLAREHFPPPPPLAGAEAEAAARAAAEAAARAAAEAAARAAAEAAAGAAAEAAAPAARPAARPAVGVHWQRVVANAVPADDTIEFADNAPAPAPARPRQQHQQPAAPRLIEVHPQPQAAEPQATPPSPEPFEGQADASQFGK, encoded by the exons ATGGGCATTCTTTCGTCGCTCACTGCCCTCATCACCAACCTCACCGAACAGAA AGCCGATTTCGAGAAGCGAAAGAAGACGCGGGCCAGAGAGCTGGTTAGCAGGATCAGAACCGACGCACAGCCACAGGCAGATCCGACACTGTGGCTGTCGCGTTTTGATCACTGCCTCAAATACAGAAACTCCCCCTGGGTGAACCATCCCATGAGGCAGGTGTGGAGCACGGAGGCCAGAGATCACGCGATGATGCTGTTCTCCGTGTTTAACTTTTCGCGCGTCATGGAGATACGGTGCTTCACCCTGGGGGAGTTTCACCAGCGGGTCGCCACTGTGGAAGCCGACCAGGTGGCAGTGATG GTCAAAAAACACAAACTGGCCAAACAGAAGGGGCCCCTGGAGATGTTCCTCTTCAGGGAGGATGCTGACCGCATTTTGCA ATACATCTCAATTGTGCGGCCAGTAATCTGCCCTGAGGCTGGAACAGGGGACGATGACCCCGTCTTCATCACATCAGGACAGAATGGGTTGTCGTCCTACCAGGTGGGGCGGGTGAGCCAGAAACTGCAGCAGTGCAAGCTGACACAAGCCCGAAAGGTGGTGACGACAGCG CAAATGGAGAAGCCAGAATTGGTCCGCCAAAAAGTGAACGCGCTGTTGTCCCACTCGGACAGTGTCAGCGAGCTGCACTATACAGCGCCAACCTCCAGCCGGTCCCGGCAAGAGGCCTTCAACATGCTGGCACGGGAGCACTTT CCACCGCCACCGCCTCTTGCTGGAGCTGAAGCTGAAGCTGCTGCTCGAGCTGCCGCTGAAGCTGCTGCTCGAGCTGCCGCTGAAGCTGCTGCTCGAGCTGCCGCTGAAGCTGCTGCTGGAGCTGCCGCTGAAGCTGCTGCCCCTGCTGCTCGCCCTGCTGCTCGCCCTGCTGTGGGTGTACACTGGCAGCGGGTTGTTGCCAACGCTGTGCCGGCAGACGACACCATTGAGTTTGCAG ACAATGCACCGGCACCGGCACCGGCACGTCCCCGCCAGCAACACCAGCAACCTGCTGCACCTCGCCTCATCGAGGTGCACCCACAGCCCCAGGCAGCAGAGCCCCAGGCAACGCCTCCATCACCCGAACCTTTCGAGGGGCAAGCAGATGCAAGCCAATTTGGTAAGTAA